Within the Neorhodopirellula lusitana genome, the region TTTCCCAGGAGCGACGACAAGTGTTTGCTGATCGAGAGGCGGAGCAGTCATTGAGTCTAGGGAACGGGGGAGCGAGGATGGGTGGTCGAATAGGAATCGGAATGTTACTAGAAACCGGCGGGCGCCATAAAGTGCAAGTAAGGCAATCCGTAACGATCGTCCTGTCAGCGATCGTGGCGACGGAAGTGCTGATCACACGCAGTGCTCTGTGATTCCCTGCCGTGTTTGAACCTGCTAGAGCATTTTAAATTTTGTCGTATCGCAACTCTTCAAGAATTTCGTAGGCCGGCGTGGGGGTCGATAGTCTTGACGACTCCCACAACGGCCTACGTCATTTTCAAAAATGCTCTAGATTGATAGCGAGCCTGTTACGAGTTCCCAGTGAGAGATTGATGACGCAACCAAATTCTAACCGCGCAAGTTTAACGTCCGGCAACGGGCTCGCCACCGATGTTCGTGTCATCAAGTCGCAAATGTACTTGTTGCCTGTCCAAACGCGGGTGCCACTGAAGTTTGGTGCCGAGACACTCACGCACGTGACCTGCCTGCGAGTTCGGATGACGGTCCAGGATCGTGCCGGCCGGATCGCTGAGGGCTGGGGCGAAACGCCGTTGTCGGTGCAGTGGGCGTGGCCCAGTTCGCTTAGCCACGACGCTCGCTTGTCGTCAATGATCGCCTTTGCCAAATCGTGCAATGCCGCTTGGCCCGAAGTAGACGACTACGGACACGCGATGGAACTCGGATACGATTTCATCCGTAAACAACTTCCCGAGCGACTCGCCGAACATCAAGCGACGGGTGACGACTCTGAGCCGATGCCACTCTTGGCCGCGCTGATCTGTGCCAGTGCGTTCGATATCGCACTGCATGACGCCTATGGGAACGCTTGCGGTCGCGACATCTATCAGACCTACAATCGCGATTTCATGAACCGCGACTTAAGCGACTTTCTAACGCCCGATGATCAGGCAGTCACCTTTGGTGGGAAGTACCCGCAAGACTTCTTCGTTTCCGAAACTCCGACATCACTACCGGCGTGGCATTTGGTTGGTGGACTGGACCCGATCGACCCCAGCGAACTGGCTGGTGACGAACCGGATGATGGTGTGCCGGTGCTGCTCGACGACTGGATTCAGCGGGACGGTTTGAAGTACTTGAAGATCAAACTGCGTGGTAACGACTCGGAATGGGACTACCAACGTCTCGTGCAGGTCGGCAAGGTCGCGGCAAAGCACAACGTCACCGCACTGACATCGGACTTCAATTGCCAAGTCCACGACCCGGCGTACGTCAACGAAATCCTGGATCGTCTTGCCAAGGAACACCCATCGATCTTTGACGACCTGCTGTATGTCGAACAACCGTTCCCGTACGAATTGGAACAGAACCGCATTGACGTCCACTCGGTGTCCGGTCGCAAACCGCTGTTCTTGGACGAGAGTGCCCACGACTGGCAACACGTGCGTCTCGGTCGACAACTCGGCTGGACCGGTGTTGCACTGAAGACTTGCAAAACACAAACCGGTGCGTTGCTGAGTCACTGCTGGGCGAGAGCCCATGGCATGCAAATCATGGTGCAGGATCTAACCAATCCAATGTTAGCGGCGATCCCGCATGTTCGACTGGCCGCTCACGTGGGCACGATTGGCGGCGTTGAAACCAACGCGATGCAGTTCTATCCGGCCGCTTCCGACACCGAAGCCGTCATCCACCCGGGAATCTATCGACGGCGAGACGGGCAGGTGGATCTGTCCACCATCTCCGGTCCTGGCTTTGGATACCGAATCGACGAGATCGCACGTGTTTTGCCGGAATCCACCGCGGAAAATTAGCCTTTGTCTCCCTGGGTAAAGCACTGATGTTCTTAAGGAAAAGCACCAACAGGCCTGGGTAAAACACAGCCGAGAGCAAGATCACAACGAGTCACCCACCACAGTCGAATCGACTATCATGCACGCCCCGTTCTACCTAATCCCCCAACAGGTATTCCTTCCATGATGCGAATCTCGATTCCCGCTCTTCTTTGTCTCTGTACGTTTGGGTGTCTCAGTGCGTTCGGGAACGCGGCCTTCGCCGCCCCAGCCGAATCCGCCAGCTCCCGTCAATCGCCTCCGAATATTTTGGTGATCTATGCCGACGACCTCGGCTTCGGCGACCTCGGTTGCTACAACGCGAAATCAAAGATCCCGACGCCCCATCTGGATCGCTTGGCGGCGCAGGGGATGCGATTCACCGACGGACACTCGTCATCAGGTATCTGCACACCCAGTCGCTACGCCTTGCTGACCGGCCGACATCACTGGCGTGACTTTCATGGGATCGTCCAAGCGTTTGGTGAATCGGTGTTCCAGCCGGAACGTGTAACGATGCCTGAAATGCTAAGAGACTCTGGCTACCAAACGGCTGCTATCGGAAAGTGGCACCTTGGTTGGGACTGGAACGCGATCAAGAAGCCAGGCGCCAAACCAATCCAAAGCGGCAAGCGTCCAGAATGGGGCCCCGAAGCTTTTGACTGGTCCAAGTCGATCCCCGATGGCCCGCTGGCACACGGTTTCGATCATTACTTCGGTGACACCGTAATCAACTTCCCACCTTATTGCTGGATCCAAGACGATCGTGTTGTTGAGCCACCGACCGAGCGGATGGACACTTCCAAGTGGAAGGCAATCAAAGAAGGTCGATGGGAATGTCGGCCGGGCCCTATGGCGGCGGGATGGGATCCATATCAGAACATCCCGACAACGACTCAACGCGGCGTCGACTACATCAAGTCGCAAGCGAAGTCAGACCAACCGTTCTTCTTGTATTTCGCTTTTCCTTCACCGCACGCTCCGATCGTTCCCAACGACGAGTTTGACGGTAAGTCGCAAGCCGGACCGTACGGTGATTTTGTCGTTGAAACCGATGCAAGTTGCGGGCGGTTGCTGAAGGCTTTGGAGGAAAGCGGTCAGGCGGACAACACACTGGTTGTCTTCACCGCTGACAATGGGCCCGAAAAGTACGCGTATGAGCGTGACATCCAAACCGGCCACTGGTCGTCTTACCCGTTGCGTGGGTTGAAGCGTGACATGTACGAAGGCGGCCACCACGTGCCGTACATCGTCAAATGGCCCGGCACCGTGGAAGCCGGCACGGTATGCGACGCGTTGGTCAGCCAGATCGATCTGATGGCGACCTTTGCTTCGATCGTTGGCTCCACTCTGCCTGACTCGGCAGCCGAAGATTCGCACAACATCGTCCCCTTGTTGCAGGGCAGTCCAGATGCCGTGCGTTCCACCCACATCCACAACACCAGCAAAGACCGCTACGCGATCCGGCACGGTGATTGGCTGCTAATCGACGGCAAAAACGGTTACGTGTCCGGTCGCAACAAGGATTGGGAGACCCGGCACGAGTATCCCGCCGACGACGAGCAA harbors:
- a CDS encoding sulfatase family protein produces the protein MMRISIPALLCLCTFGCLSAFGNAAFAAPAESASSRQSPPNILVIYADDLGFGDLGCYNAKSKIPTPHLDRLAAQGMRFTDGHSSSGICTPSRYALLTGRHHWRDFHGIVQAFGESVFQPERVTMPEMLRDSGYQTAAIGKWHLGWDWNAIKKPGAKPIQSGKRPEWGPEAFDWSKSIPDGPLAHGFDHYFGDTVINFPPYCWIQDDRVVEPPTERMDTSKWKAIKEGRWECRPGPMAAGWDPYQNIPTTTQRGVDYIKSQAKSDQPFFLYFAFPSPHAPIVPNDEFDGKSQAGPYGDFVVETDASCGRLLKALEESGQADNTLVVFTADNGPEKYAYERDIQTGHWSSYPLRGLKRDMYEGGHHVPYIVKWPGTVEAGTVCDALVSQIDLMATFASIVGSTLPDSAAEDSHNIVPLLQGSPDAVRSTHIHNTSKDRYAIRHGDWLLIDGKNGYVSGRNKDWETRHEYPADDEQAVELYNLKTDLGQRHNKASENPERVADLKKRLQKIREQGYSAPRLAN
- a CDS encoding mandelate racemase/muconate lactonizing enzyme family protein, giving the protein MTQPNSNRASLTSGNGLATDVRVIKSQMYLLPVQTRVPLKFGAETLTHVTCLRVRMTVQDRAGRIAEGWGETPLSVQWAWPSSLSHDARLSSMIAFAKSCNAAWPEVDDYGHAMELGYDFIRKQLPERLAEHQATGDDSEPMPLLAALICASAFDIALHDAYGNACGRDIYQTYNRDFMNRDLSDFLTPDDQAVTFGGKYPQDFFVSETPTSLPAWHLVGGLDPIDPSELAGDEPDDGVPVLLDDWIQRDGLKYLKIKLRGNDSEWDYQRLVQVGKVAAKHNVTALTSDFNCQVHDPAYVNEILDRLAKEHPSIFDDLLYVEQPFPYELEQNRIDVHSVSGRKPLFLDESAHDWQHVRLGRQLGWTGVALKTCKTQTGALLSHCWARAHGMQIMVQDLTNPMLAAIPHVRLAAHVGTIGGVETNAMQFYPAASDTEAVIHPGIYRRRDGQVDLSTISGPGFGYRIDEIARVLPESTAEN